Proteins co-encoded in one Culex pipiens pallens isolate TS unplaced genomic scaffold, TS_CPP_V2 Cpp_Un0147, whole genome shotgun sequence genomic window:
- the LOC120427719 gene encoding UPF0692 protein CG33108 isoform X2 → MSENVIQLYELTLNLLRLPFLSLTFNTSGECTWATQYPEIQKACYLRRICQFAPPKELRVQNVTPILQTGPTCGLTALSIFFEGSPSVKTFLDMARARGYTNNGEMFSARQLNDLLAQGLENNRHLCEYKTVSHTVIDEGWLDDSSTRKQLQNGSIFVVPYDPDRNHTPCLNRGHKAHWALIVGYLIDQFDDYYVFARHGKTKNLALWSLRDLAHSNANLFEFCQPISHADEVFVLPEGGIAGSNGLRSQFIMIEHYRARDEIVL, encoded by the exons ATGAGTGAAAATGTCATTCAATTGTACGAGCTAACTTTGAACCTGTTGCGGCTGCCCTTTCTCTCG CTGACGTTCAACACTTCCGGCGAATGCACCTGGGCCACCCAGTATCCGGAGATCCAGAAGGCATGCTACTTGAGACGGATATGTCAGTTTGCACCACCGAAGGAATTGCGTGTCCAAAACGTAACGCCTATCCTGCAAACTGGTCCAACGTGTGGACTAACCGCGCTTAGTATATTTTTCGAGGGATCTCCGTCGGTGAAAACGTTCCTCGACATGGCCCGGGCCCGGGGCTACACCAACAACGGAGAAATGTTTTCCGCGCGACAGCTGAACGATCTGCTGGCTCAGGGGTTGGAAAACAATCGTCACCTTTGTGAGTACAAAACTGTGTCGCACACCGTGATAGACGAGGGCTGGCTCGACGACTCGAGCACCAGAAAGCAGCTGCAAAACGGGTCCATCTTTGTAGTGCC ATATGATCCAGACAGGAACCACACGCCATGCCTCAACAGGGGTCACAAGGCTCATTGGGCACTGATTGTAGGATATCTGATTGACCAATTTGACGAC TACTACGTATTTGCCCGCCATGGCAAAACCAAAAACCTCGCATTGTGGTCCCTGCGCGATCTGGCCCACAGCAACGCCAACTTGTTCGAGTTTTGCCAGCCAATCAGTCACGCGGACGAGGTGTTTGTCCTGCCGGAAGGTGGCATCGCCGGAAGCAACGGATTGCGGAGCCAGTTTATCATGATCGAACACTACCGAGCCAGGGACGAGATTGTGTTGTGA
- the LOC120427719 gene encoding UPF0692 protein CG33108 isoform X1, protein MSNNPPPPPPPASAPSTTITTSTTQRSSLVELKCDLASNNNNPNLIQLTFNTSGECTWATQYPEIQKACYLRRICQFAPPKELRVQNVTPILQTGPTCGLTALSIFFEGSPSVKTFLDMARARGYTNNGEMFSARQLNDLLAQGLENNRHLCEYKTVSHTVIDEGWLDDSSTRKQLQNGSIFVVPYDPDRNHTPCLNRGHKAHWALIVGYLIDQFDDYYVFARHGKTKNLALWSLRDLAHSNANLFEFCQPISHADEVFVLPEGGIAGSNGLRSQFIMIEHYRARDEIVL, encoded by the exons ATGTCGAATAACCCACCTCCGCCTCCGCCACCTGCTTCTGCACCATCAACGACCATAACAACCTCGACGACCCAACGCTCCTCGTTGGTTGAACTGAAATGTGATTTAGCTAGTAACAATAACAATCCGAATTTGATCCAGCTGACGTTCAACACTTCCGGCGAATGCACCTGGGCCACCCAGTATCCGGAGATCCAGAAGGCATGCTACTTGAGACGGATATGTCAGTTTGCACCACCGAAGGAATTGCGTGTCCAAAACGTAACGCCTATCCTGCAAACTGGTCCAACGTGTGGACTAACCGCGCTTAGTATATTTTTCGAGGGATCTCCGTCGGTGAAAACGTTCCTCGACATGGCCCGGGCCCGGGGCTACACCAACAACGGAGAAATGTTTTCCGCGCGACAGCTGAACGATCTGCTGGCTCAGGGGTTGGAAAACAATCGTCACCTTTGTGAGTACAAAACTGTGTCGCACACCGTGATAGACGAGGGCTGGCTCGACGACTCGAGCACCAGAAAGCAGCTGCAAAACGGGTCCATCTTTGTAGTGCC ATATGATCCAGACAGGAACCACACGCCATGCCTCAACAGGGGTCACAAGGCTCATTGGGCACTGATTGTAGGATATCTGATTGACCAATTTGACGAC TACTACGTATTTGCCCGCCATGGCAAAACCAAAAACCTCGCATTGTGGTCCCTGCGCGATCTGGCCCACAGCAACGCCAACTTGTTCGAGTTTTGCCAGCCAATCAGTCACGCGGACGAGGTGTTTGTCCTGCCGGAAGGTGGCATCGCCGGAAGCAACGGATTGCGGAGCCAGTTTATCATGATCGAACACTACCGAGCCAGGGACGAGATTGTGTTGTGA